A genomic region of Spea bombifrons isolate aSpeBom1 chromosome 9, aSpeBom1.2.pri, whole genome shotgun sequence contains the following coding sequences:
- the LOC128504390 gene encoding ryanodine receptor 3-like, with protein MEKRSGDSHPVCLLLHLLWVLLKRALEDPTRKPCIGNQQSLAHSRLWDAVVGFLHVFADMQMKLSQDSSQIELLKELLDLLQDMVVMLPSLLEGNVVNGTIGKQMVDTLAESSSNVEMILKFFDMFLKSKDLTSSDAFKEYDPEGKGIISKKEFQKAMEGQKQYTQSEIEFLLSCAEADENDMFNYVEFVDRFHEPAKDIGFNVAVLLTNLSEHMPNDSRLQCLLDPANSVLSYFSPYLGRIEIMGGAKRIERVYFEISESSRTQWEKPQVKESKRQFIFDVVNEGGEQEKMELFVNFCEDTIFEMQLASQISESDAAERPEEEEDEESHHVMEVGEEKEEAESLESSSAFIIACAALKKNTSSFLKMLTLKNVGKQFRKVKKNDHKGTSEVWGVFQILWSTVFGGGLVEGAKNIKVTKLLGDMPDPTQFGIHDDVLDTEKADASEHGSSAELTHLLKGEKGDAEMSDVFGIHSKKEGSKHGHDVGLGDFSEVVHAESTTSLESAVHKKRKALVSN; from the exons TCATTTGCTTTGGGTTTTGCTGAAGAGAGCACTTGAAGATCCCACGA GGAAACCGTGCATTGGAAACCAGCAGAGCTTGGCACACAGTCGACTTTGGGATGCTGTGGTCGGTTTCCTCCACGTCTTTGCAGACATGCAAATGAAACTCTCGCAG GATTCCAGCCAAATTGAGCTGCTGAAGGAGCTGTTGGACCTTCTGCAGGACATGGTGGTGATGCTCCCGTCACTTCTAGAAG GCAATGTGGTAAATGGAACCATCGGCAAACAAATGGTAGACACCCTTGCGGAATCGTCAAGCAATGTGGAAATGATCTTGAAGTTCTTTGATATGTTCTTGAAATCGAAAGATCTAACGAGCTCTGATGCGTTCAAAGAGTACGATCCGGAAGGAAAAGGCATCATATCCAAAAAAGAATTCCAGAAGGCCATGGAGGGCCAGAAGCAATATACACAGTCCGAAATTGAATTCCTCCTTTCCTGTGCCGAGGCGGATGAAAATGATATGTTTAACTATGTTGAATTTGTAGATAGATTTCACGAACCGGCAAAGGACATCGGGTTCAACGTAGCTGTTCTGTTGACTAACCTCTCCGAACATATGCCGAACGATTCCCGACTCCAGTGTCTGCTAGATCCCGCAAATAGCGTACTGAGTTACTTCTCTCCGTACCTTGGACGTATTGAGATCATGGGCGGAGCCAAAAGGATAGAAAGAGTTTACTTTGAGATCAGCGAGTCAAGCCGGACACAATGGGAGAAGCCCCAAGTCAAGGAGTCCAAGAGACAGTTCATATTTGATGTGGTCAATGAAGGTGGAGAGCAGGAGAAGATGGAATTGTTTGTTAACTTCTGTGAAGACACCATATTTGAGATGCAGTTGGCCTCCCAAATCTCTGAGTCTGATGCAGCTGAGCGGCCCGAGGAAGAAGAGGATGAGGAATCTCACCACGTGATGGAAGTtggagaagagaaagaagaagccGAGTCTCTTGAATCTTCTTCTGCTTTCATCATAGCTTGCGCAGCGCTTAAAAAGAACACGTCCAGTTTCCTGAAAATGTTGACTTTAAAAAATGTCGGCAAGCAGTTCcggaaagtgaaaaaaaatgaccatAAAGGAACTAGTGAAG TATGGGGAGTATTTCAGATACTGTGGAGCACAGTTTTCGGAGGAGGCTTAGTAGAAGGGGCCAAAAATATTAAAGTCACCAAACTATTGGGAGATATGCCCGATCCAACGCAGTTTGGAATCCACGACGATGTCCTGGACACTGAAAAAGCAGATGCCTCGGAACATGGCTCGTCCGCAGAACTCACGCATCTtctaaaaggagaaaaaggagatgCAGAGATGTCGGATGTATTTGGCATACATTCGAAAAAAGAAGGTTCGAAGCACGGCCATGACGTTGGGCTCGGCGACTTCTCTGAGGTTGTACATGCAGAGAGTACCACCAGTTTAGAAAGTGCCGTCCATAAGAAGAGAAAAGCTCTTGTAAGTAATTGa